The sequence TAACCTGCGGCTTGTAATACCTCGACAGAAGAAGGGTGTAGACCTTCTAGAAGGAGGATCTTAATTTTGTCTTTTTCCAGCGAAACTCTGGCCATTATCTTCATCCTTAAAATGGGAAATTGGGGCTTAACTGGCGCACATTGTAAATGGATAACGTTTTCGTACGTTCACATATGACGCAAACGTTTTCCTAGGCGTCTTCTGAAATCTAAGTTAACAAAAAAAAGACAGTTTGGGTAAGAAAATTACGTAATAAGCAATAATTTTTATAGGGGAGAAAGAAAATGGCACCGATGGGTGCCATTTATAATGAATTAATTGGATTCTGACCAATTATTCTTCAATTTTTGCGCCTTCAGGAGTGCCTGTGATCACGACATCTGCACCGCGATGTGCAAATAGACCAACGGTTACCACGCCAGCAAGTGCATTGATTTTGTTTTCAAGATCTTTCGGGTCAGTGATTTTTAGGCCGTACACATCTAGGATGACATTGCCGTTATCAGTGACTACGCCTTCACGGTAAGCAGGATCACCACCCAGTTTCACCAATTCACGTGCTACGTAAGAACGAGCCATTGGAATCACTTCTACAGGTAGTGGGAATTCTCCCAATACATCAACCGCTTTGGTGTCGTCTACGATACAAATGAACTTGTCAGAGATTGCCGCAACGATTTTTTCACGTGTCAAAGCAGCACCGCCACCTTTGATCATTTCGCGAGCTGCATTGATTTCATCTGCGCCATCGACATACACATCTAATTTAGCCACTTCGTTGCAGTCGAAAACCTCAATACCAAGACCTTTCAGTTTTTCAGTGGAGGCTTCTGAACTTGAAACCGCACCTTTAATGTCGTCTTTGATAGTGCCTAGAGCATCGATGAAGTGATTGACCGTCGAGCCTGTACCGACACCGACAATGCTGTCTTTTTCGACATACTTTAGTGCTGCCCAGCCAGCTTCTTTCTTCATCTCATCTTGAGTCATGCCCATCTCCTAAATGCGGTAATATTAACGTTTGCGGCGCGATTATATGATCAATCCTGACTTATTCCCAATCCCAGATCTGGCTTGGTGTCACTATTTTAGGTAATGGTATATCCCAAGATTCAATCGGCAATTTATCGACATGTTGGCAGTCATGTGCCAGCCCGATAGGTTTTGGCCCATGACCAGTCTTAAACCAAGGCTCTAGCGTGCGATCGTAGTAACCACCGCCCATACCTAGGCGATGACCTGTGGAATCAAACCCTACTAGCGGAGTACAGATAATGTCGAGCTGCTGAGCTGGGATGATCTGAGTCTGATCCAGTTTAGGCTCCGCAATGTAGTAGCGGTTAAACACCATAGGTGTGTTTTGATCGTAGTGGAGAAACAGCAGATGCCCTTGCGAAAAAGGATGGATAACAGGCAAGTAGGTTTTCTTACCCTGACGCCACAGCCATTCGATGAGCGGCGTGGTGATTAACTCGCCATCCGCTGAAAGGTATAAAGCAACATGCTTAGCGTTTTGAAACTCAGTCAATTGTGCACATTGACTGACAAGATCCATGCTTGCTTGAAACTGAACGTCACTATGTAACTGGTTACGTTTAAAACGGATTTGTTTACGAAAATCTTGACGGGAGAGAACCATAAAATATACCCATTGATAGTAGGGTATCGAGGGAATACCCCAGAGTGCCGTTGGAGATTATTGACCCTTGAACCAGCTGGTTCAAGGCGGATCAGCAGAGATAACCGTAGGCTTCTCGGTACAAGCCGAGCCTGCTCAATA is a genomic window of Vibrio japonicus containing:
- the rpiA gene encoding ribose-5-phosphate isomerase RpiA; its protein translation is MTQDEMKKEAGWAALKYVEKDSIVGVGTGSTVNHFIDALGTIKDDIKGAVSSSEASTEKLKGLGIEVFDCNEVAKLDVYVDGADEINAAREMIKGGGAALTREKIVAAISDKFICIVDDTKAVDVLGEFPLPVEVIPMARSYVARELVKLGGDPAYREGVVTDNGNVILDVYGLKITDPKDLENKINALAGVVTVGLFAHRGADVVITGTPEGAKIEE
- a CDS encoding 5-formyltetrahydrofolate cyclo-ligase, whose translation is MVLSRQDFRKQIRFKRNQLHSDVQFQASMDLVSQCAQLTEFQNAKHVALYLSADGELITTPLIEWLWRQGKKTYLPVIHPFSQGHLLFLHYDQNTPMVFNRYYIAEPKLDQTQIIPAQQLDIICTPLVGFDSTGHRLGMGGGYYDRTLEPWFKTGHGPKPIGLAHDCQHVDKLPIESWDIPLPKIVTPSQIWDWE